The Clostridioides sp. ES-S-0010-02 genome window below encodes:
- a CDS encoding amino acid ABC transporter permease, with the protein MSLDISFMFKILPEIFIASKETIIIALISLALSLAIAIVMALISYNEVKVLNQIVKVYTSIFRGTPLLVQLYALYFGLPRAIPALVEMSPFTAIIIALSVNMSAYMSETIRGAISSVDRGQYEAGASIGLTNVQIFRRIVMPQAIRVAIPALSNHFVDLIKGSSLAFTIGVIEIMATANYNGGSKYKYLEAFLVAGFVYWFILFVFGFIQKKIEEKLNAAY; encoded by the coding sequence ATGAGTTTAGATATATCATTCATGTTTAAAATTTTACCAGAAATATTTATAGCATCTAAAGAAACAATAATAATTGCTTTAATATCTCTAGCACTATCTCTAGCGATAGCAATTGTAATGGCATTGATAAGCTATAATGAGGTTAAAGTATTAAATCAAATTGTCAAAGTGTATACATCAATTTTTAGAGGCACACCATTGCTAGTTCAATTGTATGCATTATATTTTGGATTGCCAAGAGCTATTCCAGCACTTGTAGAAATGTCTCCATTTACTGCAATAATAATTGCTTTGTCAGTAAATATGTCAGCATATATGTCAGAGACTATAAGAGGAGCTATTTCCTCTGTTGATAGGGGACAATATGAAGCAGGGGCTTCTATAGGACTTACAAATGTACAAATATTTAGAAGAATAGTTATGCCACAGGCTATAAGAGTAGCTATACCTGCATTGTCTAATCACTTTGTAGATTTAATTAAGGGTTCATCACTAGCTTTTACTATAGGGGTAATAGAAATAATGGCAACAGCAAATTATAATGGCGGTAGTAAATATAAATATCTAGAAGCTTTCTTAGTAGCAGGATTTGTGTATTGGTTCATATTATTTGTATTTGGATTTATTCAAAAGAAAATAGAAGAAAAACTAAATGCTGCATACTAA
- a CDS encoding transporter substrate-binding domain-containing protein codes for MYWKRALSLLTLGLVICGLTIGCSTKEEPEKEEKKTITVATGAKYYPFNFREDGKMQGFEIDIWNEIGKRLDSEIKYEVNNGDTGGLLGMVDSGKADTAAQQISITPEREEVYDFTVPYAYNPLMITIRPEDKDKIKSLEDLKGKKVEVGANSSERAIMEEKNKDNSMELVFNDGADSYEGLELGRSDARIISVSATAARNKKAGSNFIAVGEPIYEEINAYPFKKDEKSKELKAKVDEAITAMRKDGTLTEISKKWFGEDITIER; via the coding sequence ATGTATTGGAAAAGAGCATTAAGCTTATTAACATTAGGGTTAGTTATTTGTGGATTAACAATAGGTTGTTCAACAAAAGAAGAGCCTGAAAAAGAAGAAAAGAAGACTATTACAGTAGCTACAGGAGCAAAGTATTATCCATTTAATTTTAGAGAAGATGGGAAAATGCAAGGTTTTGAAATTGATATATGGAATGAAATTGGGAAAAGATTAGATTCTGAAATTAAGTATGAAGTAAACAATGGGGATACAGGTGGATTACTTGGTATGGTAGATAGTGGAAAAGCAGATACAGCAGCTCAACAAATAAGTATAACACCAGAAAGGGAAGAAGTATATGATTTCACAGTACCATATGCTTATAATCCTTTAATGATAACTATTAGACCAGAAGATAAAGATAAGATAAAAAGTCTTGAAGATTTAAAAGGTAAGAAAGTTGAGGTTGGTGCAAACTCATCTGAAAGAGCTATAATGGAAGAAAAAAATAAAGACAATTCAATGGAATTAGTATTTAATGATGGAGCAGATTCATATGAAGGCCTTGAACTTGGAAGATCTGATGCAAGAATAATTTCTGTTTCAGCTACAGCAGCTAGAAATAAAAAAGCTGGCTCAAACTTTATAGCTGTTGGAGAACCTATCTATGAAGAGATAAATGCATATCCATTTAAAAAAGATGAAAAATCAAAAGAATTAAAAGCTAAAGTTGACGAAGCAATAACAGCTATGAGAAAAGATGGAACTCTTACTGAAATTTCTAAAAAATGGTTTGGGGAAGATATAACAATTGAGAGATAG
- a CDS encoding CotH kinase family protein — protein MKDKKFTLLISIMVIFLCAVVGVYSTYGNKNVDLYSNVYIEKYFDRDEVMEVNIEIDESDLEDMNENAIKEEFKVAKVTVNGDTYGNVGIRTKGNSSLTSVANSDSDRYSYKINFDKYNTSQSMEGLTQLNLNNCYSDPSYMREFLTYSVCEEMGLATPEFAYAKVSINGEYHGLYLAVEGLKESYLENNFGDVTGDLYKSDEGASLQYEGDDPDSYSNLIVESDKKTADWSKVTKLLKSLDTGEDIEKYLDVDSVLKNIAISTALLNLDSYQGSFAHNYYLYEQDGVFSMLPWDFNMSFGGFSGFGGGSQSIAIDEPTTGNLEDRPLISALLKNDTYKAKYHEYLEEIVTKYLDSDYLENMTTKLHDLIASYVKEDPTAFYTYEEFEKNITSSIEDSSDNKGFGDKESNNKESNNENKSFENKSNEKEVNAELTLSKAKTNTDNDTQNNTTDNSENENNTNTNKSGDDTNEKSGGSMGKGGKSIPGVLEVAENMSKTIKAQLSGESSSTKETSDDNSSSESKDTENSDDKMSGMPEPPEGMDGKTPPGMGNMDKGDMNGKNGDMNIDRSQGNPKEAGGFGNKGGDSMNKTTTYSKLILGGVSMIIMSVMLVGVSKINRRRFIKSK, from the coding sequence ATGAAAGATAAAAAATTTACCCTTCTTATCTCAATTATGGTTATATTTTTATGTGCAGTAGTTGGAGTTTACAGTACATATGGTAATAAAAATGTTGATTTATATAGCAATGTATATATTGAAAAATATTTTGACAGAGACGAGGTTATGGAAGTTAATATAGAAATAGATGAAAGTGACTTGGAAGACATGAATGAAAATGCTATAAAAGAAGAATTTAAAGTTGCAAAAGTAACTGTAAATGGAGACACATATGGAAACGTTGGTATAAGAACTAAAGGAAATTCAAGTCTTACATCTGTAGCAAATAGTGATAGTGATAGATATAGCTATAAGATTAATTTCGATAAATATAATACTAGTCAAAGTATGGAAGGTCTTACTCAATTAAACCTTAATAACTGTTATTCTGATCCATCTTATATGAGAGAATTTTTAACTTATAGTGTCTGTGAGGAGATGGGATTAGCTACTCCAGAATTTGCATATGCTAAAGTTTCTATAAATGGTGAATATCATGGATTATATTTGGCAGTAGAAGGGTTAAAAGAATCTTATCTTGAAAATAATTTTGGAGATGTAACTGGAGACTTATACAAATCAGATGAAGGAGCTTCATTACAATATGAGGGTGATGACCCAGATAGTTACTCAAATCTAATCGTTGAAAGTGACAAGAAAACGGCTGATTGGTCTAAAGTTACAAAACTACTAAAATCTTTAGATACAGGTGAGGATATTGAAAAATATCTTGATGTAGATTCTGTCCTCAAAAATATAGCAATAAGTACAGCTTTATTAAATCTTGATAGTTATCAAGGTAGTTTCGCTCATAATTACTATTTATATGAACAAGATGGAGTGTTTTCTATGTTGCCATGGGACTTTAATATGTCATTTGGTGGATTTAGTGGTTTTGGTGGAGGTAGTCAATCTATAGCTATTGATGAACCTACAACAGGTAATTTGGAAGATAGACCTTTAATATCTGCATTATTAAAAAATGATACATATAAAGCTAAGTATCATGAATATCTAGAAGAAATAGTAACCAAGTACTTGGATTCAGATTATCTGGAAAATATGACAACAAAATTACATGACTTGATAGCATCATATGTAAAAGAAGACCCAACAGCATTTTATACTTATGAAGAATTTGAAAAAAATATAACATCTTCAATTGAAGACTCTAGTGATAATAAGGGATTTGGTGATAAAGAATCTAATAATAAAGAATCTAACAATGAAAATAAGAGTTTTGAAAACAAGAGTAATGAAAAAGAAGTTAATGCTGAATTAACATTAAGCAAAGCCAAAACTAATACGGATAATGATACTCAAAATAACACTACAGATAATAGTGAAAATGAGAATAATACAAATACCAATAAAAGTGGTGATGATACTAATGAAAAGTCAGGAGGGTCTATGGGTAAAGGTGGAAAGTCAATACCAGGAGTTTTAGAAGTTGCAGAAAATATGAGTAAAACTATAAAAGCTCAATTAAGTGGAGAATCTTCTTCAACTAAGGAAACTTCTGATGATAATAGTTCAAGTGAAAGTAAAGACACAGAAAATTCTGATGATAAGATGAGTGGCATGCCAGAGCCACCTGAAGGCATGGATGGTAAAACACCACCAGGAATGGGAAATATGGATAAGGGTGATATGAATGGTAAAAATGGAGATATGAATATAGATAGAAGTCAAGGTAATCCAAAGGAAGCTGGGGGTTTTGGTAATAAAGGAGGCGACTCTATGAATAAAACAACAACATACTCTAAATTAATTTTAGGTGGAGTTTCAATGATAATCATGTCAGTTATGCTAGTAGGTGTATCAAAGATAAACCGAAGAAGATTTATAAAGTCAAAATAG
- a CDS encoding DUF4956 domain-containing protein, protein MILVMTFNDIFKSSFIENVSGFSFVDSALALGSAFLVGLFIYMIYKKTYMGIMYSRPFNVSLVALTMLTTFVILAVTSNVVLSLGMVGALSIVRFRTAIKDPMDLVFLFWSLGSGIVLGAGLIPLAVMGSVIMGLILIFFSNKTISETPYILMVNCNNENSEDIATDKIKKVFSKYQIKSKSVTPEKGIELVFEVRMKDGETSLINDLSQVDGVTNAVLVSYNGDYVA, encoded by the coding sequence ATGATTTTAGTTATGACGTTTAACGATATTTTTAAATCAAGTTTTATAGAAAATGTATCAGGTTTTTCATTTGTAGATAGTGCTTTAGCTCTAGGTTCAGCATTTTTAGTAGGTTTGTTTATATATATGATTTACAAAAAAACCTATATGGGTATTATGTATTCTCGACCATTTAATGTGTCACTTGTAGCACTTACAATGCTTACAACTTTCGTAATATTGGCAGTTACATCAAATGTAGTTTTATCTCTAGGTATGGTTGGTGCTTTATCTATAGTAAGATTTAGAACAGCAATTAAAGACCCAATGGATTTGGTATTTCTATTTTGGTCATTAGGCTCAGGTATAGTTTTAGGTGCAGGTTTGATTCCATTAGCTGTTATGGGTTCAGTAATCATGGGATTGATTCTAATATTCTTTTCAAACAAAACAATATCTGAAACACCATATATATTGATGGTAAATTGTAATAATGAGAATTCAGAAGATATTGCAACTGACAAAATTAAAAAAGTATTTTCTAAATATCAAATAAAATCAAAAAGTGTTACACCAGAAAAAGGTATAGAATTGGTATTTGAAGTAAGAATGAAAGACGGAGAAACAAGTCTTATAAATGACTTAAGCCAAGTCGATGGAGTTACTAATGCAGTTCTTGTAAGTTATAATGGTGACTATGTAGCATAG
- a CDS encoding polyphosphate polymerase domain-containing protein — protein sequence MDKKLNYRFEMKHKITEADVLALKSRLYPIMKKDRNASKDGKYLIRSLYFDTPEDKALLDKLNGVAMREKFRIRFYNNDLSYIKLEKKIKHYNMTSKLSASLTKKEVEKILKNDIEFLKESTNCLLREFYLKIKCERLEAKSIVDYDREAFVYPLGNVRVTIDSNIKTSVNSVNLFNKELPTVSVIDENMTVLEVKYDEFIPDFIKDLVQINKTTSTAVSKYASSRLYI from the coding sequence ATAGATTTGAGATGAAACACAAAATAACTGAAGCTGATGTCCTAGCTTTAAAATCAAGACTTTATCCAATAATGAAAAAAGATAGAAATGCATCAAAAGATGGAAAGTATCTTATCAGAAGTTTATATTTTGACACTCCTGAAGATAAAGCACTTTTAGATAAGTTAAATGGAGTTGCAATGAGAGAAAAGTTTAGAATAAGATTTTATAACAATGACCTTTCTTATATAAAATTGGAGAAGAAAATAAAACATTATAATATGACATCAAAACTGTCAGCTAGTTTAACTAAAAAAGAAGTAGAGAAGATATTAAAAAATGACATTGAGTTTTTAAAAGAATCAACAAACTGCTTATTAAGAGAATTTTATTTAAAAATAAAATGTGAAAGATTGGAGGCAAAAAGTATAGTTGATTATGATAGAGAAGCTTTTGTCTATCCACTTGGAAATGTAAGAGTTACAATCGATAGCAATATTAAGACTTCTGTAAATTCAGTCAATTTATTCAATAAAGAATTACCAACAGTATCAGTTATTGATGAAAATATGACTGTATTAGAAGTTAAATATGATGAGTTTATACCAGATTTTATAAAAGATTTGGTTCAGATTAATAAAACTACTTCTACAGCAGTTTCAAAGTATGCATCAAGTAGATTGTATATATAG